In a genomic window of Gigantopelta aegis isolate Gae_Host chromosome 9, Gae_host_genome, whole genome shotgun sequence:
- the LOC121380933 gene encoding SAM pointed domain-containing Ets transcription factor-like: MKPAVYKHITHGLHSFTTERSTMSAGFDLVQKYLRLCEQVNEGDADTVMLPDPQQQLIEKILASGSPDASFLVEAIRSFETVVPLPPFDLMEELSGPQTFSGFDLVPDEETKSSESSDLLDLDQVNTELTFYDERYVRECDSHIKVEGSRFQSEGSGLLEHVNWTTMTSELIKQMRDIEADCRALSISMDPMKWTTDDVSKWITRKCIKNNITDINLDLFHMSGVELCQMSEVNFRCRCPTRGSELFSELEVWKNAWSLNEIQVARVKPLPQPVVYDTSRSPSPECNTGPSPSPGDYTSSSQSSGCGSVYSMPLSPPSPSSPPLKCIKQENGVTETLPHIHHKQTIHLWQFLKELLLKPESFSHCIKWLDRSRGIFKIEDSGKVAKEWGMRKNRPAMNYDKLSRSIRQYYKKGIIRKTEHSKRLVYQFCQPYL; encoded by the exons ATGAAACCGGCAGTTTATAAACATATTACGCATGGTCTCCATTCATTTACAACCGAGCGGTCCACAATGAGTGCAG GTTTTGATCTTGTTCAAAAATATTTGCGTCTCTGCGAGCAAGTGAACGAGGGTGACGCGGACACTGTGATGTTACCCGACCCCCAGCAACAG CTAATTGAGAAGATTTTAGCAAGCGGCAGCCCTGACGCCAGCTTTCTGGTGGAAGCAATACGATCGTTCGAAACCGTCGTCCCACTGCCACCATTTGACTTAATGGAGGAGCTTAGCGGACCACAGACATTCTCGGGGTTCGATCTTGTTCCTGACGAGGAAACGAAGAGCTCGGAAAGCTCCGATTTGCTGGACTTGGACCAGGTGAATACAGAATTGACTTTCTACGACGAGCGATATGTGCGCGAGTGCGACTCACATATCAAAGTAGAGGGCTCTAGGTTTCAGAGCGAGGGCTCTGGGCTCCTGGAACACGTCAACTGGACTACGATGACGTCAGAGTTGATCAAGCAGATGCGAGACATAGAAGCGGACTGTCGCGCCCTCTCCATAAGCATGG ATCCGATGAAATGGACGACTGACGACGTCAGTAAGTGGATAACTCGGAAATGCATCAAGAACAACATCACAGATATTAACCTTGACCTCTTCCACATGTCAGGGGTCGAGTTGTGTCAGATGTCAGAGGTCAACTTCCGGTGCCGATGTCCAACACGCGGATCGGAACTTTTCTCAGAACTAGAAGTTTGGAAAAATG CTTGGAGTTTGAACGAGATTCAGGTAGCGAGGGTGAAACCTCTACCTCAACCTGTGGTTTATGATACGAGCCGGTCCCCGTCCCCCGAGTGCAACACGGGACCTTCCCCGTCCCCCGGGGACTACACGTCATCGTCACAGAGTTCCGGCTGCGGCAGCGTTTACAGTATGCCGCTCTCTCCCCCCAGTCCCTCCAGCCCCCCACTGAAAT GTATAAAGCAGGAAAATGGCGTCACGGAGACTCTCCCACACATCCACCACAAGCAGACGATCCACCTGTGGCAGTTTCTCAAGGAGCTGCTGCTCAAGCCGGAGTCCTTCAGCCACTGCATCAAGTGGCTCGACCGATCTCGCGGCATCTTCAAGATCGAGGACTCGGGCAAGGTGGCCAAGGAATGGGGCATGCGAAAGAACCGCCCTGCCATGAACTATGACAAGCTGAGTCGCTCCATCAGACAGTACTACAAGAAAGGCATCATCAGAAAGACGGAACATTCCAAGCGGCTCGTCTATCAGTTCTGCCAACCCTATTTATGA